The genomic region TCTGCTGGTCGCCGGTTACAACACCTTCGGCACGCTTGGTCATCAGGCCTCCGCACGCCTGTACATGGATTTCCTGCGCACTGAAGGGGAGGATAACTTTCTCTTCTTCCTGCCTGTGGGCAAGCGCAAGGCACAGTTTGAATTCTGGCATGGCGTTAATCGCAGCTCGACCCGCAAACAGAATATCGATCTTCAGAGCGCCTGGCTGAATGCCGATTCGGTCACCGGTTACGCTTCAAGCGATGAGCAGCATGAACTGTTCACGCTGCTGCGGACGCATGTCGCCGCCAAATCTCCCGATGCAGCTGATCTGAACCGTTGTGATGGTGCAAACTGTTTCAAATCTGCAACTGGTCGGGCCATGCAGCGCCTGGCCAATCTGAGTGGGAAAACGTCGCACTATATGCCGTTGCAATATTTTCCGGCCCTCTCCTATCTGCGGGTGGATGGCAGAGATGCCTATACGCTGATCTACAACAAAACCTACCGCTCTTATGAAGAGGACTCCTTTATCAAAGAGGTGAATAATCGCTCTGATGAGGATATGCGTGGTGACACGCTGACGGTAGTGAAAGGGTTGAGTGGTGCCTACCCCAACTTCTTCTTTGATCTGAAAGTAGAACAGCTGGAAATGTTTGTTGCGGCCTGTGAACAGATACGCAATCAGGCTGATTACGATGCGATTGTGGCGCAGTTCGGTATTCGTCGCACCAATCCGAAATTCTGGGTTCTGGCAGACTGGTTCCAGGCGCTGCATGCACAATCGCAGCCAGTGGAATCGGGTATTCTCGATCTGAGCCGCTATAACGATCATTGATCGTTTTCGTCTCTGCATGGCCGTTGCAACTCTCTTTGTTTTTGCTCATATTGTTGTTCATGAAATCCAATCTATATTAAAGGTGAGTGCCCTGGGTTGTCTTAGAATCACTCCTTAGAAGTGATGTGGATCAGTGTTTTTTAGTTGCAGGATTATATGCTGCGCATCACCTTTGCACTTGGGATGAAATAATATCGAGGTTACCGCATGAACGCTGTTACTCAGCAAGAAGAGATGGAGATGATCGAAGAGGTCATTGAGATGATGGGCTCTATTCCCATGTTTGATAAAGTTGCAAGCGGGCAGCTAAGGATTATTGCAGCGCATATGGATATTATTCAGCTCCATGCAAGAGGCCTGCTGTTCTCAGAAGGGCACAATAGCGATTACATGTGTTTTGTTGTTGCCGGTACCCTGGAAGTGCTCAAGCAGTCGGATAACGGCAAAAGGGTGAAGGTTTCAACCCTCTCACGTGGCCGCAGTATTGGCGAAATGGCCTTGCTCGACACATTCCCTCGCTCGGCTACTGTGATCGCCGAGACCGAGTGCACGCTACTTACTATCTCCCGTGACAGCTTTGATAAGATTCTTGATCGCCACCCTCGTGCCGGTATCTCATTCCTTAAAAGTATTGCCCGTGTGTTAAGCCTGCATCTACGCAGGGCCTCCGGGCAGCTGGCGGATGCTTCCTGATTTCAGGGTTTCGCTACTGAGCTGAACTGCTGATCTCATTCAAAAAGGCTGAGCCATAGCGCTCAAGTTTAGTTTGACCAACACCGGAGATCTCCAATAGCTGAGAGGAAGTGTGTGGCCTGACGAGAGCCATCTCGGAGAGCGTCTTGTCCGGGAAGATGACGTAGGGTGGTACGTTCTGCTCTTTTGCTAATTGGGCACGCAGGATCCGCAGAGTTTCGAAGAGTTGCTGATCCTCCGTCGAGAGTTCGGATGCTGCGACCGATATTTTTCTCTTTTTGGTTTTTGCCTTACGCAGTGCACGTAACATCACCGTTTGCGGGGTTTCACTCTTTTTAAGCAGTGGCCACGCTTTGCCGGTCAGTTTCAAGACGCCATAACCTTCAGCATCGGTGGCCAGATAGCCGTGGGCGATCAACTGGCGGAAGATGCCGCGCCATTCGATAGCAGTGTGTTCATGGCCGATATCAAAGGTTGAGAGTTTGTCGTGATTGTTGTTCTCGATGCGCTCGTTTGTTTTACCAACTAAAACATCAATCACATATTGGGCTCCGAAGCGTTCGCCGGTGCGGAATACGCAGGAGAGCGCTTTCTGGGTGGCAATCGTGGCATCCCATGTCTCTGGCGGGTTAAGACAGTTGTCACAGTTGCCGCACTTCTGCTCCAGTGTCTCACCAAAGTAGGCGAGCAGAGCGACACGGCGGCAACTGGTCAACTCGCACAGGCCAAGCATGGCATCGGTTTTCTGATGCATCACCCGCTTGAATCGCTCTTCGGCATCACTCTGTTCGGTGAACAGGCGTAGTCCGACCACATCCTTAAGACCATAACTCATCCAGGCATCAGCCGGATTGCCATCGCGTCCTGCGCGTCCGGTCTCCTGATAATATGCTTCGATGTTTTTCGGCAGGTTCATGTGTGCCACAAAACGTACATCCGGTTTATCGATGCCCATGCCAAATGCGATGGTGGCGACAATAATCAGCCCGTCATCACGCAGGAATCGTTGCTGGTTCTGCTGCCTGATCTCCTGGCTTAAGCCGGCGTGGTAGGGGAGCGCTGTGCATCCTTTGCTGCTTAACCACTGCGCGGTTGTTTCGACACCTTTGCGTGTTTGACAGTAGACGATGCCTGCATCACGGGCGTGGTTCTCACTGATAAATGACCACAGAGCATCACGGCTGTTACCCGATTCATTGATAGCATAGTGGATATTGGGGCGATCAAAGCTGTTTACAAAAACAGATGCACTCTCAAGAGCCAGCTGGCTGATGATTTCAGTGCGTGTGCGGGCATCGGCAGTGGCGGTGAGGGCAATGCGGGGCACGTTGGGGAATGACTCATGCAGCATGGAGAGCTGCTGGTACTCTTTACGGAAATCGTGACCCCATTGCGATACGCAGTGCGCCTCATCAATGGCAAACAGCGCTATTTTTGTTGATTGCAGCAGCGACAGGGTGGTGGGGGTGAGCAGTCTTTCCGGTGCCATATAGAGAAGATCGAGCTCACCGGAAGATAACTCGGCTTCAATGATACGCTGTTCTGAGGCCGAGAGGCTTGAGTTCAGAAATGCTGCAGAGATGCCCAGTTGATTCATCGCATCCACCTGATCCTGCATCAGAGCGATCAGTGGTGAGATGACGATGCCACACCCTTCTCGGATCAGCGCAGGGATCTGGTAACAGATTGATTTTCCGCCGCCGGTTGGCATCAGCGTCAGCACATCCTCGCCCTTAATCAGGGCAGCAATAATATCACTCTGATGGTGGCGAAAATGTTCGTAACCGAAGGTCGATTTAAGGATTTTCCGGGCTCGCTGCATAACTGCCGATTATCCACAATTACCGATTCGATGGAAACGATGGTAAAAACCGCTAAGATGCGCCGATGTTCACAGGAATTATTCAGGACGTTGGAAGCATCGTAAGTATCCAGCGTGAGCCTGAACAGACCCACATAGTTTTCAAAACAGCACTGGCAATGGATAACTGGCAACTGGGTGACTCCGTTGCCTGCGATGGTTGCTGCCTGACGATTACCGCATTTCCACAGGCCGATGCTTTTGCTGCGACCCTGTCACTGGAGACTTTGAATCTGACGCTCTTCTCAGATGCTGATGAGGGCGATGCCATCAATCTGGAGCCTGCCCTTCGCATGGGTGATCCGCTTGGCGGTCATATGGTGACCGGCCATATTGATGGCTTAGGTGTGGTGAAAGCAGTGAAAACGATTGGTGAACATCGCGAATTTAGATTCACACTGCCTGAATCACTGGCTCGTTATGTGGTGGTCAAAGGTTCAGTGGCGATTAATGGTGTCAGCCTGACGGTCAACAGGGTGGAGGGATGCGACTTTACCGTCAACCTGATTCCCCATACCTTGTCGCACACCAATCTGGGAGCACTGCAAGCCGGTGCAGAAGTAAACATCGAAACCGATATGTATGGTCGTTATGTTGAGCGGCTGATGCAGTTTTCTGATGCGGGAGCCTGAATGATGCATTCAGTGCTACCGGGCGGCCTATGGGCGGGCCGCCAGACCGTGAACGGTAGTGAGCGGTTTGTGAGCAGATACAAAACCGCGTTTTTGTGTCTGCGTCCTGATTTTTGCCAGGATGGCAACAAATCAGAATCGAAGGAGCAATCATGATTTTGGCAACAACAGAAGAGCTGTTAGAAGAGCTGCGTGCAGGCCGCATGATCATCCTTGCCGATGATGAAGATCGCGAGAATGAGGGCGATCTGGTGATGGCGGCGGAGTGGGTGACACCTGAAGCGATCAATTTTATGGCTACCCACGGGCGTGGTCTGATCTGTCTGGCACTAACTGCTGAGCAGACTGATCGCTTGCAGCTTCCGCTGATGGTCTCCAACACCAACTCCAAGTTTAAAACCAATTTTACCATCTCCATTGAAGCTGCTGAGGGTGTAACCACCGGCATCTCAGCCTATGACCGGGCCCATACGATCCGTACCGCTATTGCTGATGGTGCGCGCGCTGAAGATATCCATACGCCGGGTCATGTCTTCCCGTTGGTTGGCCGTGAAGGTGGCCTGCTGGTGCGAGCAGGCCATACAGAGGCGAGTATTGATCTTGCACGTATGGCGGGTCTGAAGCCTTCTGGTGTGATCTGTGAGATTATGAATGAAGACGGCACCATGTCGCGCATGCCGGAGCTGAAGAAATTTGCTAAAAAGCATAATCTGAAAGTCGGCTCGATTGCTGATGTGATCAGCCATCGTTTGCAGCACGACTCACTGGTCAGACGAGAGGTTGAGGTGCGCATGCCGACTGAGTTTGGCGAGTTCCGTCTGATCGGTTACACCAATGCAGTGGACAAGGCTGAGCATGTGGCACTGGTGATGGGTGAACCGGATGCCGAGCGCGCCTGTCTGGTGCGGGTTCACTCAGAGTGTCTGACCGGTGATGTCTTTGGTTCACGACGTTGCGATTGCGGCTCCCAACTGCATGCGGCGATGCGTCAGGTCGCTGAGGCCGGTGAAGGTGTGATTCTCTATCTCAGGCAGGAGGGGCGCGGTATTGGCCTGCTCAATAAACTGAAGGCGTACAACCTGCAGGATGCCGGTCACGACACCGTTTCAGCCAATGAGAAACTCGGCTTTAAAGCCGACCTGCGCGATTACGGCATCGGTGCACAGATCTTGCGTGATCTGGGGCTGCGCAAGCTGAATCTGTTGACCAATAATCCGAAGAAGATCATCGCACTGGATGGATACGGACTTGAGGTGAGTGAACGTGTGCAGCTGCAGAGCAATCCCCATGAAGATAATATCGCCTATCTGACCACGAAAAAGGAGAAGATGGGCCATATGCTGAATATGAAAGGTGAAAAGTCATGAGTCTTGATGCACCCCATCTGGCGGGCAATGTCGATGCTACAGGTCTGAATGTCGGCATCGTAGTCAGCCGTTTTAACAATGAAATCACAGAAGCACTACTCTCAGGCGCAGTCTCGGCACTGCTTGAGCATGGCAGTAGCGAAGAGAATATGACCATTATTCATGTGCCGGGTGCATTTGAGATCGGTACGATTGCCGCCAACATGGCCAATAGTGGTCGCTTTGATGCGATCATCTGTCTGGGCTGTGTGATTCGTGGTGATACAGCCCATTTTGATTATGTCTGCCAGGGTGCAATGGACGCCATTGGTAAAGTGGCGCAGCGTGGCGATGTTGGTGTCGGTAATGGTGTATTAACCGTAGATAGCAACGAACAGGCCTATGAACGCATCGGTGGTGTGCATGGTCATAAAGGGGAAGAGGCTGCATTGACCGCTGTTGAGGTTGTCAGGCAGTTGCAGGCTCTGGAGGTTTAATTGGCAAATCGTCATATGGCGCGTGAATCGGCGCTGGAAACACTTTATGCATGGGCTTCTGCTGAGAAGGATGGCGGCATGATTCCCGATCTGATTGCCAGTCGTCTGCAGCATGAAGAGCGTGATGATCAGGATGAGAATTATCTGCGTGAACTGGTTTATGGTGTCATCGATCATGTCGATGCACTCGATGAAGTGATTAAAACTGCCGTGCGTGGCAGGAGCCTGCGCTCGGTTGCCCAGCTTGAGATCAATGTGATTCGTCTTGCCGTCTGGGAGATGCAGAATCGCCTGGAGATCCCTTATCGTGTGATTATCAATGAGGCGCTGGAGTTGACGCGTGATTATGCCGGAGAGCCACCACGTGGTTTTATCAATGGTGTGCTCGATAACCTGGCCAAACAGCTACGGCCTGCAGAGATCGGTAAAAAATAATTCGTCAGCAGGGCTCAATAAAGATGACTGAACAGACTCTGCCCCATTCAGTGATATCCAGGGCGATCAGCAAAGCTGAACTATCGGTAAAAATGCAGCGTGATTTTCTCCTCAAGGAGCATGCTGGGGAAGTTCAGGCCCGGAAGTTATTAAGCCGCAAAAAGAAATATATCATGAGTATTGGCCTGCTCTGGCGTCTGCTGCATTTTCTCAATGGTGATAGAAACAGTAAAATCAGGAAGACAGAGCTGACCGATTCAGAGTTGCTGGCTGCTGAGAATCAGGCTCTCGCCAGTTGCGAAAACATCGCCAATCTCGAATTAAATGCCGATGTTGCCCGCCAGTTGAGAAAAGAGATATGCGAAAATCTGGATAAAAGAGAGTTGAGTTTGGATGCAACGCAGATGCAGTTTGTCAGAGCGTTCAATCCGGGAGCGTTTGACTCTAAACTTCAGAAGGCCGCTGCTGCAGGACAGAATGATACAAACAGAGAGGGTGATACTGCGTCGCAGTAGCGGCGCTACAGCATCACGAACCCTCTGCCTGAGCTGCCCTGCGGCTTGCAATAGTTCGCCGCTCGTTGTTTCTTCTGTCCTGAGACCTGCGCCGATCTGATTCGGCTCGCCGCTCTTTCTCTTCTGCAGACTCTTCAGCCTGTTTGATCTCTAGTTGTTCGGGTTTGATAAGATGCGCATCCCACGGCTCCTCAGCAGAGGTGACAGGCTGAGCCGCTGCTGTGGCTGCCATTGCCCTGGGCACTGGTTTGGGTTTTACCTTCGCCATTTGCTGGAATTTTTTCGCATGATCCGGCCCGAAGTGATCATGTTTCGGATCATAACCGGCACTGTGATCGACTGAGTTAGGATCGTATGTTTTTGCTTCTGCCGCGCGCCAGAGTATCAGCCCGACAACGAGAACAATGGCGGTTATCAGAATAAGAATGACTGTGTCAGTGGCGATCATAAAGCCCCCCTATGCAAACAATATGAATATGTAACTAATATAGTCGATTTTGGTTGCGCCGTAAACCTGTGCGATATATGAGAAATATCAGAGGGGGGTGCTTTCAACCTTGCTTTTGCGCCAGCTGCGGAATGCGCTGATGATCTTTTTCTTGATGAGATTGAGCACAAGCCCGACTGCTGCACCGTAACCGGTGGCGATTATGATGCTGAATACACCCCGTTCGAGCCTGATGACCTCAAGGTAATCGACAGCGAACCAGCCTGATGAATTGCCAACCAACGCCAGCAGTAGTGGTGCGATGAGAATGCCAACAGTCATGTAGGCATAAAATTTAATCTGAGCGTATTCAAAGCTCATAGAGAGAAGCAGTAGTGCCAGAATAGTGGCTGTTGCCAGATTAACTGCGGCGATAAAATCCATGTTGTTCCTCACTTGTTAATATGATCAGAGCGATTTATGACAAGCGATGGTTAAGCCTGGATGAATGCATGGTTAGTCCGTTCCGATATGTGTGACTGATACAATGTTATGCGGCGGCTGTGTGAGTGTGTCAGAGTGTGGCCATGGGTGCAGATGAGTTGAAAACAGTGATCAGGGAGAGGGCGCAAGCGTTCGGTTTCTCGCTCTGCCATGTGACGCGACCTGAGGTTGACCAGAAGCATGTTGATGCACTGCAGCAGTGGAGTGACGAGGGTCTGCAGGGTGATATGGGGTGGATGGCTGAAGCCGTGCGCCTTGAGCGTCGAAAAAATCCGGCAACGATGCTCGACGGTGTGAAAAGTGTCATTTCGGTAGCAATGTTATATACGCCACCTGATTATTCACAGGCTGAGGCAGATAGCAGGAAATCCTCAGGGGTGATCACGGCCTATGCCCATGGTGATGACTACCATGAGATTATGAAAAAACGGTTGAAAGGGCTGGCTGCTGAACTCGATGTGATGCTGGGGAAACATGATCAGCGGGTATTTGTTGATACCGCCCCTGTGCTTGAGCACGCCCTGGCAGAACGTGCCGGTCTTGGTTGGCAGGGTAAACATACACTTACCATTCACAAGCAGCATGGTTCATGGTTTCTGCTCGGTGAGATATTTACCACGGCCGAGATTGAGCCGGATCAGAGGGCTGATAATCACTGTGGCAGCTGCTCAGCCTGTATCGATCTCTGTCCTACGCAGGCGATTATTGCCCCCTATGTGGTGGATGCACGGCGTTGTATCTCCTACCTGACGATTGAGTTCGATGGTTTTATCCCGGATGCGTTGCGAACGCTGATGGGTAACCGAATTTATGGCTGTGATGATTGCCAGCTGGTCTGCCCGTGGAATGGACATGCAGCAAAGGGTGAGGGGATTGATGTCGATTACCTTATGCCGAAAGGGGAGAATAATCTTGCCGATCTTGCTAGTCTGCTGCTGCTCGACGAAGAGGCCTTTCGGATTCGCTTCCGCAGATCGCCGATCAAGCGAACAAAACGACGCGGTCTGTTGCGCAATGTCTGCATAGCTATGGGTAATTCCGGTGTTGCTGCATTTGTGCCGGGGCTGTTAAATGTTCTCAATGATCAGGAATCGCTGATCCGCGGCCATGCGGCCTGGGCGCTGGCTCGCTTATGCGATCAGCAGAGCTGTGAGATGGTGCTGAGCGCACTGCGTTTGCAGTTAGAAAAGGAGAGTGATCCGGCAGTTATGCAGGAGCTGACGTCGGCAATAAAAGATATAAAGGAACTATTATGAGCACACCTAAAGCATTTATTTTCGATCTAGACGGTACACTGGTGGATGCACTGCCCGATATTCAGGCCAATGCCAATCGTGCACTGGAGTCACTCGGTTATGAGCTGCGCTTAAGCCTTGCCGATACCCAGCCGCATGTCGGTGGTGGTGCACACAAACTGGCTTCTAATGTTCTCGGCCTGCCGATGGAGCATGAGGAGACCATGGCTCTCTATCACGCTTTTGCTGATATCTATGAGCAGAACCCTGCCGAATTCGGCAAACCGTTTCCCGGTGTGATGCATGTGCTGGATACACTCAAAGCCAAAGGTATTCCCATCTCCTGTGTAACGGCCAAACCGGCCAAGGCACGCATTAAGGTTCTTGATCAGATGGGGCTTACCCCTTATCTGACACTGGCACTCTCGCCCGAAGATGGCTTTGCCAAAAAACCTGCGCCGGACATGCTCTTTGAGTGCTGCAAAGCGATGGGTGTTGAGCCGTCTGAAACTGTCATGGTGGGTGATACCCGTTTTGATGTGGAAGCGGGTTTTAATGCTGGCTGCCAAACCGTGGCCTTTGCTGAGCACGGTTATCAGGACGTGCCGGCTGAATATGCTGATCGCGTTGTCTCTCTGCCTGATTTCACCGATCTTCTGAAACTGCTTGATGCCTGATAAAAAACTAAGCGGCATCTATGGCATTCTGCCTGCCGATATCGATAGTGATGATCTGCTGACCAGAGCTGAGGCAGCCCTGAAGGGTGGTCTGCAAATTGTGCAGTTTCGTGATAAAAAACAGGGGTACAAACGCTCGCTTAAACGGGCAAAAGCGCTACGTCTGTTAACCCGTCAATATGGTGCCAGATTGATCATCAATGATCTGGTTGATCTGGCTGTTGCTGCCGATGCGGATGGTGTGCATCTGGGGCGGGATGATGTGACTAATCTCATGCAGATGAGAACTGAGGTGGGTGACGATTTCATTATCGGCGTGACCTGCCGGGCCGATGTGGCGTATGCCAAGGCTGTGCTCAATGAAGGGGCTGATTACGTCTCCTTTGGCGCGGTGTGGGCAACGACAACCAAGCCGGAAGTGCCGACCCTGGGGCTGCCGCGACTGGCTAAGACACGCCTGTTGCTTCCCGATGCCAATATCTGTGCCATCGGCGGCATTTCGACTGCTAATGTAGCACAGGTTAAAGCGGCCGGTGCCGACTGTGCAGCAGTGATTTCAGGGTTGTTTGCTGCTGAAGATATTGAGTCAGAGGCACGATTGCTAACAGAGATGTGGAAGTTGGCGTGACAGGGTGCGGTAAGAGGCCGGTCTGCCTGACGATTGGTGGCTCCGACTCCTGTGGCGGTGCAGGCATTCAGGCTGATCTGCGTGTTTTTGAAGTATTGGGAGCAGAGGGTTGTTCAGCGACAACTGCACTAACAGCTCAGAATCCGAGCACCATCACTCGTATTGAAGCTGTCTCACTGGCCCAGTTGGATGCCGAGATACACGCTATCTTTGACTATTATGATGTGGCCGTGGTGAAAACAGGCATGCTGGTCGATGCCGAACATGTGGCACTGATCTCTGCCCTGCTGGATCAGCTACATAAAGGCCCGTTGATCATTGATCCTGTGATGATCTCCAGTAGTGGCAAAACGCTTCTGGATATTGGTGGCGTGGATGCACTGATGCATGCGTTAATGCCACAGGCGACACTGATTACACCAAATCTCGATGAGGCCGCCCATCTGCTGGGTGAGGCTGTAGATGATCCGGTTGTGGCAGTGGCAAAACTGGCAGAGCAACTGAACTGTGCTGTTCTACTTAAAGGTGGACACGGTGATGGGGATACGCTGCTTGATCTGTTGTGTGATGGCGATGGCGAGATCAGCCGCTTTTCCCATCTCAGACAGATCTGGGATGCTGACCAGTGTCACGGCACCGGTTGCCGGCTCGCCTCTGCAGTAGCTGCCAATCTTGCATTGGGGATGTCGCTTACTCAGGCAGTAGAGAATTCGGTAGCTTTCCTGCAGGCGACATAACCTCATAACTCTTTGTTTTTAAATGAAAAAATAGAAAAAGCTTTATTTTTTCGGCTGTGACGCTACACTGCGCAACCAATTTCGCAGGCGCTATGCCCTGCCGGAGGTTTAGATGATCAAGCTTTATTCCGATGCACACTGCCCTAATTCG from Mariprofundus sp. NF harbors:
- a CDS encoding cyclic nucleotide-binding domain-containing protein, with product MNAVTQQEEMEMIEEVIEMMGSIPMFDKVASGQLRIIAAHMDIIQLHARGLLFSEGHNSDYMCFVVAGTLEVLKQSDNGKRVKVSTLSRGRSIGEMALLDTFPRSATVIAETECTLLTISRDSFDKILDRHPRAGISFLKSIARVLSLHLRRASGQLADAS
- the recQ gene encoding DNA helicase RecQ, producing MQRARKILKSTFGYEHFRHHQSDIIAALIKGEDVLTLMPTGGGKSICYQIPALIREGCGIVISPLIALMQDQVDAMNQLGISAAFLNSSLSASEQRIIEAELSSGELDLLYMAPERLLTPTTLSLLQSTKIALFAIDEAHCVSQWGHDFRKEYQQLSMLHESFPNVPRIALTATADARTRTEIISQLALESASVFVNSFDRPNIHYAINESGNSRDALWSFISENHARDAGIVYCQTRKGVETTAQWLSSKGCTALPYHAGLSQEIRQQNQQRFLRDDGLIIVATIAFGMGIDKPDVRFVAHMNLPKNIEAYYQETGRAGRDGNPADAWMSYGLKDVVGLRLFTEQSDAEERFKRVMHQKTDAMLGLCELTSCRRVALLAYFGETLEQKCGNCDNCLNPPETWDATIATQKALSCVFRTGERFGAQYVIDVLVGKTNERIENNNHDKLSTFDIGHEHTAIEWRGIFRQLIAHGYLATDAEGYGVLKLTGKAWPLLKKSETPQTVMLRALRKAKTKKRKISVAASELSTEDQQLFETLRILRAQLAKEQNVPPYVIFPDKTLSEMALVRPHTSSQLLEISGVGQTKLERYGSAFLNEISSSAQ
- a CDS encoding riboflavin synthase, which encodes MFTGIIQDVGSIVSIQREPEQTHIVFKTALAMDNWQLGDSVACDGCCLTITAFPQADAFAATLSLETLNLTLFSDADEGDAINLEPALRMGDPLGGHMVTGHIDGLGVVKAVKTIGEHREFRFTLPESLARYVVVKGSVAINGVSLTVNRVEGCDFTVNLIPHTLSHTNLGALQAGAEVNIETDMYGRYVERLMQFSDAGA
- a CDS encoding bifunctional 3,4-dihydroxy-2-butanone-4-phosphate synthase/GTP cyclohydrolase II, coding for MILATTEELLEELRAGRMIILADDEDRENEGDLVMAAEWVTPEAINFMATHGRGLICLALTAEQTDRLQLPLMVSNTNSKFKTNFTISIEAAEGVTTGISAYDRAHTIRTAIADGARAEDIHTPGHVFPLVGREGGLLVRAGHTEASIDLARMAGLKPSGVICEIMNEDGTMSRMPELKKFAKKHNLKVGSIADVISHRLQHDSLVRREVEVRMPTEFGEFRLIGYTNAVDKAEHVALVMGEPDAERACLVRVHSECLTGDVFGSRRCDCGSQLHAAMRQVAEAGEGVILYLRQEGRGIGLLNKLKAYNLQDAGHDTVSANEKLGFKADLRDYGIGAQILRDLGLRKLNLLTNNPKKIIALDGYGLEVSERVQLQSNPHEDNIAYLTTKKEKMGHMLNMKGEKS
- the ribH gene encoding 6,7-dimethyl-8-ribityllumazine synthase — protein: MSLDAPHLAGNVDATGLNVGIVVSRFNNEITEALLSGAVSALLEHGSSEENMTIIHVPGAFEIGTIAANMANSGRFDAIICLGCVIRGDTAHFDYVCQGAMDAIGKVAQRGDVGVGNGVLTVDSNEQAYERIGGVHGHKGEEAALTAVEVVRQLQALEV
- the nusB gene encoding transcription antitermination factor NusB — translated: MANRHMARESALETLYAWASAEKDGGMIPDLIASRLQHEERDDQDENYLRELVYGVIDHVDALDEVIKTAVRGRSLRSVAQLEINVIRLAVWEMQNRLEIPYRVIINEALELTRDYAGEPPRGFINGVLDNLAKQLRPAEIGKK
- the queG gene encoding tRNA epoxyqueuosine(34) reductase QueG, with product MGADELKTVIRERAQAFGFSLCHVTRPEVDQKHVDALQQWSDEGLQGDMGWMAEAVRLERRKNPATMLDGVKSVISVAMLYTPPDYSQAEADSRKSSGVITAYAHGDDYHEIMKKRLKGLAAELDVMLGKHDQRVFVDTAPVLEHALAERAGLGWQGKHTLTIHKQHGSWFLLGEIFTTAEIEPDQRADNHCGSCSACIDLCPTQAIIAPYVVDARRCISYLTIEFDGFIPDALRTLMGNRIYGCDDCQLVCPWNGHAAKGEGIDVDYLMPKGENNLADLASLLLLDEEAFRIRFRRSPIKRTKRRGLLRNVCIAMGNSGVAAFVPGLLNVLNDQESLIRGHAAWALARLCDQQSCEMVLSALRLQLEKESDPAVMQELTSAIKDIKELL
- a CDS encoding HAD family hydrolase, yielding MSTPKAFIFDLDGTLVDALPDIQANANRALESLGYELRLSLADTQPHVGGGAHKLASNVLGLPMEHEETMALYHAFADIYEQNPAEFGKPFPGVMHVLDTLKAKGIPISCVTAKPAKARIKVLDQMGLTPYLTLALSPEDGFAKKPAPDMLFECCKAMGVEPSETVMVGDTRFDVEAGFNAGCQTVAFAEHGYQDVPAEYADRVVSLPDFTDLLKLLDA
- the thiE gene encoding thiamine phosphate synthase, producing the protein MPDKKLSGIYGILPADIDSDDLLTRAEAALKGGLQIVQFRDKKQGYKRSLKRAKALRLLTRQYGARLIINDLVDLAVAADADGVHLGRDDVTNLMQMRTEVGDDFIIGVTCRADVAYAKAVLNEGADYVSFGAVWATTTKPEVPTLGLPRLAKTRLLLPDANICAIGGISTANVAQVKAAGADCAAVISGLFAAEDIESEARLLTEMWKLA
- the thiD gene encoding bifunctional hydroxymethylpyrimidine kinase/phosphomethylpyrimidine kinase — encoded protein: MTGCGKRPVCLTIGGSDSCGGAGIQADLRVFEVLGAEGCSATTALTAQNPSTITRIEAVSLAQLDAEIHAIFDYYDVAVVKTGMLVDAEHVALISALLDQLHKGPLIIDPVMISSSGKTLLDIGGVDALMHALMPQATLITPNLDEAAHLLGEAVDDPVVAVAKLAEQLNCAVLLKGGHGDGDTLLDLLCDGDGEISRFSHLRQIWDADQCHGTGCRLASAVAANLALGMSLTQAVENSVAFLQAT